The following proteins are co-located in the Leptospira weilii genome:
- the gatA gene encoding Asp-tRNA(Asn)/Glu-tRNA(Gln) amidotransferase subunit GatA, whose protein sequence is MNEILKKSYTELKSSLSSGKISATELAKACIERIKETDGSVKAFLSLDEKKILDAASESDARRKSGKSLSEFDGMPVAIKDNICIQDSITSCASKILENYKSPFHATVIEKLIANGFVLIPRANMDEFAMGSSTENSAFQTTRNPFDLERIPGGSSGGSAAAVAASMVPLALGSDTGGSIRQPASLCGLYGLKPTYGTVSRYGLVAYASSLDQIGPFSKELQGCIDLYSVISGKDARDSTSLGRPSFSFSEVLAPDFKGLKIGTIKMTSEIQPEVSKAYEKVLNQLKEKGATLVELDFSKFDFAIPIYYIIATAECSSNLSRFDGIRFGSRKDTTGKLEDLFVDSRTTGFGSEVKRRILLGTFSLSAGYYDAYYGTAQKARILIRKEYDSFFSKVDFILQPTSPTTAFKVGEKTKDPIQMYKADIWTTSVNLAGIPAISVPMGTDEKGLPIGLQITAPHFQEGKLFGAAQAISTLENLNIQFPENIG, encoded by the coding sequence ATGAACGAAATATTAAAAAAATCTTATACTGAGCTCAAATCCTCATTAAGCTCGGGAAAAATTTCCGCGACTGAACTTGCGAAAGCTTGTATCGAAAGAATTAAGGAAACGGACGGGTCCGTGAAAGCTTTTCTTTCTTTGGACGAAAAAAAAATTCTGGACGCCGCCTCGGAAAGCGACGCGCGCAGAAAGTCGGGTAAATCTCTTTCCGAATTCGACGGAATGCCGGTCGCAATCAAAGACAATATTTGTATTCAGGACTCGATCACTTCCTGCGCCTCAAAAATATTAGAAAATTATAAATCTCCGTTTCATGCGACCGTGATTGAAAAACTGATCGCAAATGGATTCGTACTGATTCCGAGAGCGAATATGGACGAGTTCGCGATGGGAAGTTCCACGGAGAATTCCGCGTTTCAGACGACTCGAAATCCTTTCGACTTGGAGAGAATTCCGGGCGGTTCAAGCGGCGGCTCGGCGGCGGCGGTCGCGGCTTCGATGGTTCCATTGGCTCTCGGTTCCGACACGGGAGGATCGATTCGTCAACCAGCTTCTCTTTGCGGACTATACGGTCTCAAACCCACGTATGGAACCGTTTCCCGTTACGGATTGGTAGCGTATGCTTCCAGTCTCGATCAGATAGGACCTTTTTCGAAAGAATTACAAGGCTGCATCGATCTATATTCGGTGATTTCCGGAAAGGACGCAAGGGATTCCACGTCTCTTGGCCGCCCAAGTTTTTCCTTTTCCGAAGTTCTGGCTCCCGATTTCAAAGGATTAAAAATCGGTACAATCAAAATGACTTCGGAGATACAACCCGAAGTCTCAAAGGCTTATGAAAAAGTCCTAAATCAATTGAAGGAAAAGGGGGCTACGTTAGTTGAGCTTGATTTTTCCAAATTCGATTTTGCGATTCCGATTTATTACATCATTGCCACGGCCGAATGTTCTTCCAATCTTTCCCGTTTTGACGGGATTCGTTTCGGATCTAGAAAGGACACAACTGGAAAACTCGAAGATCTTTTCGTGGATTCTAGAACGACAGGATTTGGTTCTGAAGTAAAACGAAGAATTTTACTCGGGACCTTTTCCCTTTCCGCGGGCTACTACGACGCATATTACGGAACCGCGCAAAAGGCAAGGATACTCATTCGTAAAGAATACGACTCGTTTTTCTCCAAAGTCGATTTTATCCTACAACCTACTTCTCCGACGACCGCTTTTAAGGTAGGAGAAAAAACGAAAGACCCGATTCAGATGTATAAGGCGGATATCTGGACCACGAGCGTAAATCTGGCGGGAATTCCCGCGATCAGCGTTCCGATGGGAACGGACGAGAAGGGACTTCCGATCGGACTACAGATCACCGCTCCTCATTTCCAAGAGGGAAAACTTTTCGGAGCGGCCCAAGCTATTAGCACATTGGAAAATTTGAATATTCAATTTCCGGAAAATATTGGATGA
- the hisF gene encoding imidazole glycerol phosphate synthase subunit HisF, whose translation MSNLTARVIPCLDIKDGRVVKGVNFVNLVDAGDPVESAAIYEENLADELCFLDITASSDRREILLHLVERIAEKIFIPFTVGGGIRTVADVKAVLEKGADKVSINTAAFQNPELLTHSSEIYGSQCIVCAIDVKFQKERDRYEIFLHGGRTETGREALDWAREAVERGAGEILLTSMDRDGTRNGFDINLLKSFSSSLEIPIIASGGAGNPEHMVEAILRGKADAVLAASIFHFGEYSIRETKRAMREMGISVRLD comes from the coding sequence ATGAGCAATTTAACGGCGAGAGTCATCCCCTGTCTGGACATCAAAGATGGACGGGTAGTAAAGGGGGTGAACTTTGTCAACCTTGTGGATGCGGGCGATCCGGTGGAATCCGCCGCGATCTACGAGGAAAACTTGGCGGACGAACTCTGTTTTTTGGATATTACTGCCTCTTCCGACCGAAGAGAGATTCTACTGCATCTTGTGGAAAGAATCGCAGAGAAAATTTTTATTCCTTTTACGGTAGGAGGCGGAATCCGAACCGTAGCCGATGTCAAAGCTGTTTTGGAAAAAGGAGCGGATAAGGTTTCGATCAACACCGCTGCTTTTCAGAATCCGGAACTTCTAACGCATTCGTCCGAAATATACGGATCCCAATGTATCGTCTGCGCAATCGATGTGAAGTTTCAGAAAGAAAGAGATCGATACGAGATCTTCTTGCACGGAGGAAGAACGGAAACCGGAAGAGAGGCGCTTGATTGGGCTCGGGAAGCTGTCGAAAGAGGAGCCGGCGAAATTTTACTTACGTCTATGGATCGGGACGGAACTAGAAACGGATTCGATATCAACCTTCTAAAAAGTTTTTCCTCGTCCCTTGAAATACCGATTATCGCTTCCGGTGGAGCGGGAAATCCGGAACACATGGTGGAAGCGATCTTAAGAGGAAAGGCGGACGCGGTTCTTGCGGCTTCCATATTTCATTTCGGAGAATATTCCATACGCGAAACAAAAAGAGCCATGCGGGAAATGGGAATTTCCGTACGACTGGATTGA
- a CDS encoding esterase/lipase family protein, translating to MKPTRLFCKLFLILLCFGQFFFCKNQTEGEKTTQEFLKNFGIVFWDELNHELYKFIPISSIVSRSSFMLDQFVIADPHLKIDKPKIILIHGWDFEERSFQPPTSKAKKVENIRKVWDDALEMYSQNISGVQTSYELYVFTYRTSDYVENNARRFLEKLNAVFTADDKVILLAHSMGGLVGRSALYHPKNTNDVIDFMVSLGAPYLGSPFASSSYRGEFGALGELIGFVIGTAGGRDLAYTNALGTSYQVPDNEIIAGASNSYLEQLLAESSKDSQITAFYGEMSVCKGHPGSGSVFIIGCDLLKSGNPSFAGKNDGMVTTTSAKMSSKLPAERQLVKDLDHYQLSFSSHPSTTSRNEYFEEVLGVINDL from the coding sequence ATGAAACCAACTCGACTCTTTTGTAAACTTTTTTTGATTCTTCTTTGTTTCGGTCAGTTCTTCTTCTGTAAAAATCAGACCGAAGGGGAAAAGACGACCCAAGAATTTTTGAAAAATTTTGGAATCGTGTTTTGGGACGAACTGAATCACGAACTCTACAAATTCATTCCTATCTCTTCAATTGTTTCGAGAAGTAGTTTCATGTTGGATCAGTTCGTGATTGCCGATCCGCATTTAAAAATAGACAAGCCTAAAATCATTTTGATCCACGGCTGGGACTTCGAGGAAAGAAGTTTTCAACCCCCAACAAGCAAAGCTAAGAAAGTTGAAAATATTAGAAAAGTTTGGGACGACGCCTTGGAAATGTATTCTCAGAATATTTCCGGAGTTCAAACCTCTTACGAACTCTATGTTTTTACGTATCGAACCTCGGACTACGTGGAAAATAACGCGAGAAGATTTCTTGAAAAACTAAACGCAGTGTTTACTGCGGACGACAAGGTAATTCTGCTCGCCCATTCCATGGGCGGGCTTGTCGGTAGATCTGCCCTTTATCATCCCAAAAACACGAATGACGTGATCGACTTCATGGTCAGTCTGGGTGCTCCGTATTTGGGTTCTCCTTTTGCCTCCTCTAGTTATCGGGGAGAATTTGGAGCGTTAGGGGAATTAATCGGCTTTGTGATCGGAACCGCGGGCGGAAGGGATCTCGCTTATACAAACGCGTTAGGCACATCGTATCAGGTTCCGGACAACGAAATTATCGCGGGCGCTTCGAACTCATATCTAGAACAACTTCTTGCAGAATCTTCTAAGGATTCGCAAATCACCGCATTTTACGGAGAAATGAGTGTTTGCAAAGGACATCCGGGTTCGGGATCGGTTTTCATCATCGGTTGCGATCTTTTGAAAAGCGGAAATCCTAGTTTTGCGGGCAAAAACGACGGAATGGTAACTACCACAAGTGCAAAGATGTCTTCAAAATTACCGGCCGAAAGACAACTCGTTAAGGATTTGGATCACTATCAACTATCGTTTAGCAGTCACCCAAGTACAACTTCCAGAAACGAATACTTCGAAGAGGTCCTAGGGGTCATTAACGATCTATAA
- a CDS encoding esterase/lipase family protein: MKLFQIPSKFFELFLCLSLFVSCANLSCNKLKEELDLTKKKNMSEEILQILTFLFWGEFNHELYKFVPVPFFTLKSQFNADQFAIVTPELKENKPKIILIHGWDFKENNTQAPTDKFAKVTNLRATWDDVLEMYSQNISGVQTSYELYVFTYRTSDYVENNGKRLIDKLNAVFTPDDKVILLAHSMGGLVGRSALYHTNNTNDVIDSMVSLGTPYLGSPFASRSYQGSFGKLGDLIAFMTGSEGGKDLAYTNALGTSYQVPTPNEYINGASNPYLERLLQESSKDSKVTAFYGEMSVCNNHPGSDAIYTIGCGFLSDGNPSFANKSDGIVSSTSAKMSSKLPVTKQFSKDFDHAQLSFRNHVNTISRNAYFSEVLTVINTQ; the protein is encoded by the coding sequence ATGAAATTATTTCAAATCCCCTCTAAATTTTTCGAACTCTTTCTCTGTCTTAGTTTATTCGTTTCGTGCGCCAATTTATCTTGTAATAAACTCAAGGAAGAACTGGACCTAACCAAAAAGAAAAATATGTCGGAAGAAATCCTGCAAATTTTGACCTTCTTATTTTGGGGAGAATTCAATCACGAACTCTATAAGTTCGTTCCGGTTCCTTTTTTTACTTTAAAAAGCCAATTCAATGCGGACCAATTCGCGATCGTAACTCCCGAATTGAAAGAAAACAAACCCAAAATCATTTTGATCCACGGTTGGGATTTTAAGGAAAATAATACCCAGGCCCCTACGGATAAATTCGCAAAGGTGACGAATCTGAGAGCAACCTGGGACGACGTTTTGGAAATGTATTCTCAGAATATTTCCGGAGTTCAAACCTCTTACGAACTTTATGTTTTTACGTATCGAACCTCGGACTACGTGGAAAATAACGGAAAAAGACTCATCGATAAACTAAACGCTGTGTTTACTCCGGACGACAAGGTAATTCTGCTCGCCCATTCCATGGGCGGGCTTGTCGGTAGATCCGCCCTTTACCATACGAACAACACGAATGACGTGATCGACTCCATGGTCAGCCTGGGAACTCCGTATTTGGGTTCTCCTTTCGCCTCCCGCAGCTACCAAGGCAGCTTTGGTAAGTTAGGCGACCTAATCGCGTTTATGACCGGAAGCGAAGGCGGAAAAGATCTCGCTTATACAAACGCGTTAGGCACATCGTATCAGGTCCCAACTCCGAACGAGTACATAAACGGAGCTTCTAATCCGTATCTGGAACGACTTCTCCAGGAATCTTCCAAAGATTCGAAAGTAACCGCCTTTTACGGCGAAATGAGCGTCTGTAACAACCATCCAGGCTCGGACGCAATTTATACCATCGGTTGCGGTTTTTTATCGGACGGAAACCCGAGTTTCGCGAACAAAAGCGATGGAATCGTAAGTTCCACAAGCGCTAAGATGTCCTCCAAATTACCGGTAACAAAACAATTCTCCAAGGATTTCGATCACGCACAACTTTCGTTCCGCAATCATGTGAATACGATTTCCAGGAACGCCTATTTCAGCGAGGTTTTGACCGTCATCAACACTCAGTAG
- the rlmB gene encoding 23S rRNA (guanosine(2251)-2'-O)-methyltransferase RlmB has protein sequence MEEKIARPEYIFGKRTLIELTEAHIGKEHSFPFTDLYVKENPGTDIVEKILNRLPSFVKVHRISGSKLDSLVPGRNHQGVVALKSSSKQQISDKKNLEEYLSEKPGAFLVLDRIQDPGNLGNILRTAECFGITNIILPERESAGITPVVEKVSSGALSFLKIFTVKNLANTLELLKENGYWIVSTSDRGTEENWSKLPELKELVILMGNEGEGVKRILLEKSDFVLRIPMHGNLSSLNVTVATGIVLDRIVNRK, from the coding sequence CTGGAGGAGAAAATAGCCAGACCGGAATACATCTTTGGAAAGCGGACTCTTATCGAACTTACGGAGGCCCACATTGGAAAGGAACATTCTTTTCCCTTTACCGATTTGTATGTTAAAGAAAATCCGGGAACAGATATTGTTGAAAAAATATTAAACCGACTTCCTTCCTTTGTAAAAGTTCATAGGATTTCCGGTTCGAAACTGGACTCACTCGTTCCGGGAAGAAACCACCAAGGAGTAGTCGCTCTCAAAAGTTCTTCCAAACAACAAATTTCCGACAAAAAAAATCTGGAAGAATATCTCTCTGAAAAACCGGGCGCCTTTCTCGTTTTGGATCGAATCCAAGATCCGGGGAACTTGGGAAATATTCTGAGAACCGCAGAATGTTTCGGAATTACGAACATCATTCTCCCCGAAAGGGAATCGGCGGGAATCACTCCCGTAGTAGAAAAAGTTTCTTCGGGCGCACTTTCGTTTCTAAAAATTTTCACGGTTAAAAATCTTGCGAACACTTTGGAACTCTTAAAAGAAAACGGCTATTGGATCGTGTCCACGAGCGACCGAGGAACAGAAGAAAACTGGTCCAAACTTCCGGAACTCAAGGAACTCGTAATCCTCATGGGTAACGAAGGAGAAGGAGTCAAAAGAATCCTATTGGAAAAATCGGACTTTGTCCTTCGAATTCCCATGCACGGAAATCTTTCTTCCTTAAACGTCACGGTTGCAACCGGAATCGTTTTGGATCGAATCGTAAATCGGAAATGA